One Numenius arquata chromosome 9, bNumArq3.hap1.1, whole genome shotgun sequence DNA window includes the following coding sequences:
- the CHRND gene encoding acetylcholine receptor subunit delta has translation MGDLPGRLALLGALVLSGGLCVNQEERLIHHLFEEKGYNKEVRPVVSTDQVVDVYLALTLSNLISLKEVDETLTTNLWLEHGWTDYRLQWNKSEFGDIEVLRLPPDMLWLPEIVLENNNDGLFEIAYYCNVLIYNTGYVYWLPPAIFRSACPINVDFFPFDWQNCTLRFSSLAYSALEINMHLKTDSDPETGKDYPVEWIIIDPEGFTENGEWEIIHRPARKNIHPENPPETSEHQDITFYLIIKRKPLFYVINIVTPCILIAFMAILVFYLPADSGEKMTLVISVLLAQSVFLLLISQRLPATSHAISLIGKYLLFIMLLVTAVVIICVVVLNFHFRTPSTHVMSDWVKEVFLETLPRLLGMSQPAESPAGALCIRRCSSAGYIAKAEEYFSVKSRSELMFEKQSERHGLASRVTPARLAPLGADTGEEQLYEHIKPVIDSANFIVKHMQEKNSYNEEKDNWNRVARTLDRLCLFLVTPTLVVGTLWIFLMGIYNHPPPLPFAGDPYDYREENKRFI, from the exons GGAGCGTCTCATCCACCACCTCTTTGAGGAGAAGGGCTACAACAAGGAGGTGCGCCCCGTTGTCTCCACCGACCAGGTCGTGGATGTCTACCTGGCCCTCACCCTCTCCAACCTCATCTCGCTG AAAGAGGTGGACGAGACACTCACCACCAACCTATGGCTCGAGCAT GGCTGGACCGATTACCGCTTGCAGTGGAACAAGTCCGAATTTGGGGACATCGAGGTGCTCCGCCTGCCGCCGGACATGCTGTGGCTGCCTGAGATAGTCCTGGAGAACAA CAATGATGGGCTCTTCGAGATTGCCTACTACTGCAACGTCCTCATCTACAACACGGGTTACGTCTACTGGCTGCCGCCCGCCATCTTCCGCAGTGCCTGTCCCATCAACGTCGACTTCTTCCCCTTCGACTGGCAGAACTGTACCCTCAGATTCAG CTCACTGGCATACAGTGCCCTGGAGATCAACATGCACTTGAAGACGGATAGCGACCCGGAGACGGGCAAGGATTACCCTGTGGAGTGGATCATCATCGACCCTGAAGGCTTCACGG AGAACGGGGAATGGGAAATCATCCACCGCCCAGCCCGCAAGAACATCCACCCTGAAAACCCCCCTGAGACCAGCGAGCACCAGGACATCACCTTCTACCTCATCATCAAGCGCAAGCCGCTCTTCTATGTCATCAACATCGTCACGCCCTGCATCCTCATCGCCTTCATGGCCATCCTTGTCTTCTACCTGCCCGCCGACA GTGGTGAGAAGATGACCCTGGTGATCTCGGTGCTCTTGGCCCAGTCCGTCTTCCTTCTGCTCATCTCCCAGCGCCTGCCTGCCACCTCCCACGCCATTTCTCTCATTGGCAA GTACCTGCTTTTCATCATGCTGTTGGTGACGGCTGTGGTGATAATCTGTGTTGTGGTCCTCAACTTCCATTTCCGTACCCCCAGCACCCATGTCATGTCCGACTGGGTTAAAGAG GTCTTCCTGGAGACCCTGCCTCGCCTGCTGGGCATGTCACAGCCGGCCGAGAGCCCAGCAGGCGCCCTGTGCatccggcgctgcagctcggccgGCTACATCGCCAAGGCGGAGGAGTACTTCAGCGTCAAGTCCCGCAGCGAGCTCATGTTCGAGAAGCAGTCGGAGCGTCACGGGCTGGCCAGCCGCGTCACCCCCGCAC GTTTGGCACCGCTGGGTGCGGACACAGGCGAGGAGCAGCTCTACGAACACATAAAACCTGTCATTGACAGTGCCAACTTCATCGTCAAGCACATGCAGGAGAAAAACAGCTACAACGAG GAGAAGGACAACTGGAACCGTGTGGCCCGGACCCTGGACCGCCTCTGCCTCTTCCTCGTCACCCCCACACTGGTGGTGGGCACCCTCTGGATCTTCCTCATGGGCATCTACAATCACCCCCCACCACTGCCCTTCGCCGGAGACCCCTACGACTACCGGGAGGAGAACAAGCGCTTCATCTAG